One window of the Brevundimonas goettingensis genome contains the following:
- the purF gene encoding amidophosphoribosyltransferase has protein sequence MSSLDHVISAPVVHREHHRDADDDHPRLECGVCGVWGASNDEASSIVALGLHALQHRGQEACGIAAVKEARFHTERHMGHVGEAFGGSDLKERMPGPAAVGHTRYSTAGGSFLRNIQPMFADLDQGGIAIAHNGNLTNFHYLRNQLVGEGSIFQSTSDSEVILHLIARSRKAKIVDRFIDALARIEGGYALVAQTRTKMIGARDPLGIRPLVLGQVGEAWVLASETCALDTIGATFVRDVEHGEVIVIDHEGLRSIKPFPARAARPCLFEYVYFSRPDSVVNGRSVYGVRKRMGHGLALEHGVEADVVVPVPDSGVPAALGYAEQSGIPYEMGIIRSHYLGRTFIQPSQGARQKGVAMKHSPNRAVIEGKRVVLIDDSIVRGTTSVKLVRAVREAGATEVHLRSASPPILYPDFYGIDMPERDQLIAANKTMEEMREMLEVDSLGFLSVDGLYKAMGETGRNSAHPQFTDHYFTGDYPTRLVDREIEEGGRDAVGRQLSLLVSA, from the coding sequence ATGAGCAGCCTTGATCACGTTATCTCCGCTCCGGTCGTTCACCGCGAGCACCATCGAGACGCGGATGACGACCATCCGCGTCTGGAATGCGGCGTCTGCGGCGTCTGGGGCGCATCCAATGACGAGGCCTCCTCCATCGTGGCGCTGGGCCTGCACGCCCTGCAGCATCGCGGTCAGGAAGCCTGCGGCATCGCCGCGGTCAAGGAAGCCCGTTTCCACACCGAGCGTCACATGGGCCACGTCGGCGAGGCCTTCGGCGGCTCGGACCTGAAGGAGAGGATGCCCGGGCCCGCGGCCGTGGGCCACACCCGCTACTCCACTGCAGGCGGCAGCTTCCTGCGCAATATCCAGCCGATGTTCGCTGACCTGGACCAGGGCGGCATCGCCATCGCCCACAACGGCAACCTGACCAATTTCCACTATCTGCGGAACCAGCTGGTCGGCGAGGGATCGATCTTCCAGTCCACCTCGGACTCCGAGGTCATCCTCCACCTCATCGCCCGCAGCCGTAAGGCCAAGATCGTCGACCGCTTCATCGACGCCCTGGCCCGGATCGAGGGCGGCTACGCCCTTGTCGCCCAGACCCGCACCAAGATGATCGGCGCCCGCGACCCGCTGGGCATTCGCCCGCTGGTGCTGGGCCAGGTCGGCGAGGCTTGGGTGCTGGCGTCCGAGACCTGCGCGCTGGACACCATCGGCGCGACCTTCGTGCGCGACGTCGAGCATGGCGAGGTCATCGTCATCGACCATGAGGGCCTGCGCTCAATCAAGCCCTTCCCGGCGCGGGCCGCCCGTCCCTGCCTGTTCGAATACGTCTACTTCTCCCGCCCCGACAGCGTCGTGAACGGCCGCTCGGTCTATGGCGTGCGCAAGCGCATGGGCCACGGCCTGGCCCTGGAGCATGGCGTGGAAGCCGATGTGGTCGTGCCGGTGCCCGACTCCGGCGTCCCCGCGGCTCTCGGCTATGCCGAGCAGAGCGGCATCCCCTATGAGATGGGCATCATCCGCAGCCACTATCTGGGCCGCACCTTCATCCAGCCCAGCCAAGGCGCCCGACAGAAGGGCGTGGCCATGAAGCACAGCCCCAACCGGGCCGTGATCGAAGGCAAGCGCGTCGTTCTGATCGACGACTCTATCGTGCGCGGCACAACCTCGGTGAAGCTGGTCCGCGCGGTGCGCGAGGCCGGTGCGACCGAGGTTCACCTGCGCTCGGCCAGCCCGCCGATCCTCTATCCCGACTTCTACGGTATCGACATGCCCGAGCGGGACCAACTGATCGCCGCCAACAAGACCATGGAAGAGATGCGCGAGATGCTGGAGGTCGACTCGCTGGGCTTCCTGTCGGTCGACGGTCTCTACAAGGCCATGGGCGAGACGGGCCGCAACAGCGCCCACCCGCAGTTCACCGACCACTATTTCACCGGCGACTACCCCACCCGTCTGGTGGACCGGGAAATCGAGGAAGGCGGCCGCGACGCCGTCGGTCGGCAACTTTCGCTGCTGGTGAGCGCTTAG
- a CDS encoding VOC family protein — translation MAQVQLGYFTLDTADIGKAKAFYSGLFGWSFDGDASKSTYAHVADSDPAFGFVKAEHPASETNLYFKVPDITAACARVVELGGKAAIPAESATGLSCTVCDDQGFSFSLWQPGPGF, via the coding sequence ATGGCCCAGGTTCAGCTCGGCTATTTCACGCTCGACACCGCCGACATCGGCAAGGCCAAGGCCTTTTACAGCGGCCTGTTCGGCTGGAGCTTCGACGGGGACGCGTCCAAGTCGACCTATGCCCATGTCGCCGACAGCGACCCCGCCTTCGGCTTCGTGAAGGCCGAGCACCCGGCCAGTGAGACCAACCTCTATTTCAAGGTGCCCGACATCACGGCCGCCTGCGCCCGCGTCGTCGAACTGGGCGGGAAGGCCGCTATTCCGGCGGAGAGCGCCACCGGCCTGTCCTGCACGGTCTGCGACGACCAAGGCTTCAGCTTCAGCCTCTGGCAGCCTGGGCCGGGGTTCTGA
- a CDS encoding SDR family NAD(P)-dependent oxidoreductase: MTFAQPLKDRIALVVGASRGIGYESALALACAGAHVVATARTQGGLEELDDHIFRETGRHATLVPFDLVDGGGIDRLGGAIFERFGKLDIWVNAAATLGAAGLTPVAHLDPRGWAKIEKTNFTSVFRLIRSLEPLLRLSDAGRVIHLTSSLATTPRAFWGAYAATKAGAEAMMKAWADEIESTPMRVSVLDPGRMRTAMRGQAFPGEDPETVPHPSELAPLIVELARPDLTPPLTVSFKEWREGISGEALV; this comes from the coding sequence ATGACTTTTGCCCAGCCCCTGAAAGACCGTATCGCCCTGGTTGTAGGGGCTTCGCGCGGGATCGGCTATGAGAGCGCTCTCGCCCTCGCCTGCGCCGGTGCCCACGTCGTCGCCACGGCCCGGACGCAGGGCGGGCTGGAAGAGCTGGACGACCATATCTTCCGCGAGACGGGTCGACACGCGACCCTCGTTCCGTTCGATCTGGTTGACGGCGGCGGCATCGATCGGCTGGGCGGCGCCATCTTCGAGCGGTTCGGCAAGCTGGACATCTGGGTCAATGCGGCGGCCACCCTCGGGGCCGCCGGCCTGACGCCCGTGGCCCATCTTGACCCGCGCGGCTGGGCCAAGATCGAGAAGACCAATTTCACCTCGGTCTTCCGCCTGATCCGCTCGCTGGAGCCGCTGCTGCGCCTGTCGGACGCCGGTCGCGTGATCCACCTGACCTCCAGCCTGGCGACCACGCCACGCGCCTTCTGGGGCGCCTATGCCGCGACCAAGGCGGGCGCCGAGGCCATGATGAAGGCCTGGGCCGACGAGATCGAATCCACGCCGATGCGGGTCTCGGTCCTCGATCCCGGACGGATGCGCACCGCCATGCGCGGTCAGGCCTTCCCCGGCGAGGATCCCGAGACCGTGCCGCACCCGTCGGAGCTCGCCCCCCTGATCGTCGAACTGGCGCGCCCCGACCTGACGCCGCCCCTGACCGTCTCCTTCAAGGAATGGCGCGAGGGGATTTCGGGCGAGGCCCTGGTCTAG
- a CDS encoding DUF2306 domain-containing protein: MTLPDPFLPLLIVHISTGLGAVVVGALPILTRKGSRLHRLSGRVFAVLMSTLLVCAWGMTALRPNAYFLALSSAASLGLFSGLRVLGRKRPDLRASDRAQPIDWIATLGAVGIGLFSVWLALTGHQDTPPQILIALAYGSLSIGGWDLWRFARPTDWPFSPELWTYEHLWKMVGAYSAVLSAFSGNFLTFIPSPWSALWPTVVFQSLSLIWLVSLLVRKRRVPVPA, from the coding sequence ATGACCCTTCCCGATCCCTTCCTCCCGCTTTTGATCGTCCACATCAGCACGGGCCTCGGCGCCGTCGTGGTCGGCGCCCTGCCCATCCTGACCCGCAAGGGCTCGCGCCTGCACAGGCTCTCTGGCCGGGTCTTCGCCGTCCTGATGTCCACGCTTCTGGTCTGCGCCTGGGGGATGACGGCGCTGAGGCCGAACGCCTATTTCCTCGCCCTGTCCTCGGCCGCGTCGCTGGGGCTGTTCTCTGGGTTGCGGGTGCTGGGGCGAAAGCGGCCCGACCTGCGCGCCTCGGATCGCGCCCAACCCATCGACTGGATCGCCACCCTGGGCGCCGTCGGGATCGGGCTGTTCAGCGTCTGGCTGGCTCTGACCGGCCATCAGGACACGCCGCCCCAGATCCTGATCGCCCTAGCCTATGGGTCGCTGTCGATCGGCGGCTGGGACCTGTGGCGGTTCGCGCGCCCCACGGACTGGCCCTTTAGCCCCGAACTGTGGACCTATGAGCATCTCTGGAAGATGGTGGGCGCCTATAGCGCGGTGCTGTCGGCCTTTTCCGGCAATTTCCTGACCTTCATTCCCTCGCCCTGGAGCGCCCTTTGGCCGACGGTCGTCTTCCAGTCGCTGAGCCTGATCTGGCTGGTCAGCCTGCTGGTTCGCAAGCGTCGGGTTCCCGTCCCGGCATGA
- a CDS encoding LytR/AlgR family response regulator transcription factor: protein MRPRLRLKALPFPALMAGLALYSYGATAVSAAWFLRRDFGLDVTESIGWAALLFSPWVAVGVMVWAILSLLGDRAKSMGILAILIVPIVPLAALISTGIDQAMRHADWSWGEIAARAIDRLPVAILLYTALAAAGLAAAWWRRTDLQRREMEALRAALDAVRTEQAIAARAPDAPTPLIVSVGRGRAPVLPAEIEWVSSAGNYAVVHWRDQEGLLREPLQQLEARLAPAGFARVHRSTLINLAHVAELRPLADGAWRATLDSGAELVISRSYRDAVLRRLGRS from the coding sequence ATGAGGCCCCGCCTGCGATTGAAAGCCCTGCCCTTCCCGGCCCTGATGGCCGGTCTGGCGCTCTACAGCTACGGCGCCACGGCGGTGTCGGCGGCGTGGTTCCTCAGGCGCGACTTCGGCCTCGACGTCACGGAGTCCATCGGCTGGGCGGCGCTCCTGTTCTCGCCCTGGGTGGCGGTCGGGGTGATGGTCTGGGCGATCCTCAGCCTGCTAGGCGACCGGGCGAAGAGCATGGGAATCCTGGCGATCCTCATCGTTCCCATCGTGCCCCTCGCCGCCCTGATATCGACCGGCATCGATCAGGCCATGCGCCATGCCGACTGGTCCTGGGGCGAGATAGCCGCCCGCGCCATCGACCGGCTGCCGGTCGCCATCCTGCTCTACACCGCCCTCGCCGCCGCCGGACTGGCCGCGGCCTGGTGGCGACGCACCGACCTCCAGCGTCGCGAGATGGAAGCGCTCCGGGCCGCTCTAGACGCCGTCCGCACCGAACAGGCCATCGCCGCCCGCGCGCCGGATGCGCCCACGCCCCTGATCGTCTCGGTCGGACGCGGGCGGGCCCCGGTTCTGCCCGCCGAGATCGAATGGGTGTCCTCGGCCGGAAACTACGCCGTCGTTCACTGGCGCGATCAGGAGGGGCTGCTGCGCGAGCCCTTGCAGCAGTTGGAGGCGCGGCTGGCGCCGGCCGGCTTCGCCCGCGTCCACCGCTCGACCCTGATCAATCTGGCCCATGTCGCCGAACTGAGGCCGCTGGCCGACGGCGCCTGGCGCGCCACCCTCGACAGCGGCGCGGAACTGGTGATCAGCCGGAGCTATCGCGACGCCGTCCTCAGACGCCTTGGTCGAAGCTGA
- a CDS encoding TonB-dependent receptor → MRNFHSVRGLAAGLLATSALCAPGLAFAQQAAPARDGEASQVDEVVVTGQRAAVRAAIAVKRAEFEVMDAVSSDDIGKLPDHNTAAALRRIPGVSVQEDQGEPRFPVLRGLTSTYNRTTIDGAIVASVDEAARTVPLDIVPSVMAGRVEVIKTVTPENDGNAIGGVINITTRSALDVGRPFFNGMASYGVYEQNGDVRNDEPSYRLSFAAGKTFGANDEWGVVVGASHEQLDYDIPQMEVADPSVREYTAAGVPVNSGAPTGNGIQVPTQSRLFWYNNTKTRDGVNGKIEWRPNASFHWEASGLWAHMEDDEERIEYRIEPVGNVTNQTATSGAFASGRGIIGLNQPITKREISLARTAFQWDATSQWAIDGSLVYSHAKMEQPNTSVTFTTRDAQAANYGFSYDTSGFFPVFTPRTAGLTTASSYFLTQYRDSLVQSFENTTQVNLNAAFDDGGADRNLKAKVGLALRTSDRDYQSARTDYANSAFNFDSVDRPGPSALIHGNLVWARIDVASTYDYFNANRSSFTRMVAARSGDYSVSEDVSAAYGQASYRVGTFTALAGVRYEETEVSADAFSVRSGVITPVSNDGDYGNWLPSVHLRWDLMDNLTLRAAWTNTIGRPNFGSLAGAENVTVTGGVYTMSRGNPDLKPRESEGFDLSAEFYPHDGLISVAVFSKEIANEIFTLTSQEQIELDGQVRDVTVTTPRNASGASIRGIELAFQQELSMLPAPFDGFGVSANATFLDTDFTFLTNGGAVERHHSLFLQPGTTTNESIYYQRGPFEAKISHNYIGGFLETVNDTIPNADQFWKGRHLYDASVSWRTDRGVTVFFEAQNLSNSGRQENTGPGARYLQESAEYGRTFWVGLSAAF, encoded by the coding sequence ATGCGCAATTTCCATTCGGTTCGTGGCCTCGCGGCCGGTCTTCTCGCCACCAGCGCCCTGTGCGCGCCGGGTCTGGCCTTCGCCCAGCAAGCGGCGCCCGCTCGGGATGGCGAGGCCTCCCAGGTCGATGAGGTCGTGGTCACCGGCCAGCGCGCCGCCGTGCGCGCCGCCATCGCCGTCAAGCGCGCCGAGTTCGAGGTGATGGACGCGGTCTCGTCCGACGACATCGGCAAGCTGCCCGACCACAACACCGCCGCCGCCCTGCGCCGCATTCCCGGCGTCTCGGTTCAGGAAGACCAGGGCGAGCCGCGCTTCCCGGTCCTGCGCGGCCTGACCTCGACCTACAACCGCACCACCATCGACGGCGCCATCGTCGCCTCGGTCGACGAAGCCGCTCGCACCGTACCCCTGGACATTGTCCCCTCGGTCATGGCCGGCCGGGTCGAGGTCATCAAGACGGTGACGCCCGAGAACGACGGCAATGCCATCGGCGGCGTGATCAACATCACCACTCGCAGCGCCCTGGACGTGGGCCGGCCGTTCTTCAACGGCATGGCCTCCTACGGCGTCTATGAGCAGAACGGCGACGTCCGCAACGACGAGCCGTCCTATCGCCTCAGCTTCGCCGCCGGCAAGACCTTCGGCGCCAATGACGAATGGGGCGTGGTCGTCGGCGCCAGCCACGAACAGCTGGATTACGACATCCCGCAGATGGAGGTCGCCGACCCCTCGGTGCGCGAATACACGGCCGCCGGCGTCCCGGTGAACTCCGGTGCACCGACCGGCAACGGCATCCAGGTTCCGACCCAGTCGCGCCTGTTCTGGTACAACAACACCAAGACCCGCGACGGTGTGAACGGCAAGATCGAGTGGCGGCCGAACGCCAGCTTTCACTGGGAAGCCTCGGGCCTGTGGGCGCACATGGAGGACGACGAGGAGCGGATCGAATACCGCATCGAGCCCGTCGGCAACGTCACCAACCAGACCGCGACCAGCGGCGCCTTCGCCAGCGGTCGCGGCATCATCGGTCTGAACCAGCCGATCACCAAGCGTGAGATCAGCCTGGCCCGCACCGCCTTCCAGTGGGACGCGACCAGCCAGTGGGCGATCGACGGCTCGCTGGTCTATTCGCACGCCAAGATGGAGCAGCCGAACACCTCGGTCACCTTCACCACCCGCGACGCCCAGGCCGCCAACTACGGCTTCAGCTATGACACCTCGGGCTTCTTCCCGGTGTTCACGCCACGCACCGCGGGCCTGACGACCGCCTCAAGCTACTTCCTGACCCAGTATCGCGACAGCCTGGTCCAGTCGTTCGAGAACACCACCCAGGTCAATCTGAACGCCGCCTTCGATGACGGCGGCGCCGACCGCAATCTCAAGGCCAAGGTCGGATTGGCGCTGCGCACCAGCGACCGCGACTATCAGAGCGCCCGCACCGACTATGCCAACAGCGCCTTCAACTTCGACTCCGTCGACCGGCCGGGCCCGAGCGCGCTGATCCACGGCAATCTGGTCTGGGCGCGGATCGACGTCGCCTCGACCTACGACTACTTCAACGCCAATCGCTCCAGCTTCACTCGCATGGTCGCGGCGCGGTCGGGCGACTATTCGGTCAGCGAGGACGTCTCGGCCGCCTACGGTCAGGCCAGCTATCGGGTCGGGACCTTCACCGCCCTGGCCGGGGTTCGTTACGAGGAGACCGAGGTCTCGGCCGACGCCTTCAGCGTCCGCTCGGGCGTGATCACCCCGGTTTCGAACGACGGCGACTACGGCAACTGGCTGCCGAGCGTGCACCTGCGCTGGGACTTGATGGACAACCTGACCCTGCGGGCCGCCTGGACCAACACCATCGGCCGTCCGAATTTCGGCTCGCTGGCCGGGGCCGAGAACGTCACCGTGACCGGCGGCGTCTACACCATGTCGCGCGGCAATCCCGACCTGAAGCCGCGCGAGAGCGAAGGCTTCGACCTGTCAGCGGAGTTCTATCCCCACGACGGCCTGATCTCGGTCGCGGTCTTCTCCAAGGAGATCGCCAACGAGATCTTCACCCTGACGTCGCAGGAACAGATCGAGCTCGACGGACAGGTTCGCGATGTGACGGTGACCACGCCGCGCAACGCCAGCGGCGCCTCGATCCGCGGCATCGAACTGGCCTTCCAGCAGGAGCTGTCCATGCTGCCGGCGCCGTTTGACGGCTTCGGCGTCAGCGCCAACGCCACCTTCTTGGACACCGACTTCACCTTCCTGACCAACGGCGGCGCGGTGGAGCGCCATCACTCCCTGTTCCTGCAGCCCGGCACGACGACGAACGAGTCGATCTACTATCAGCGCGGTCCGTTCGAGGCGAAGATCTCGCACAACTACATCGGCGGCTTCCTGGAGACGGTGAACGACACCATCCCCAACGCCGACCAGTTCTGGAAGGGCCGTCACCTTTACGACGCCTCGGTCAGCTGGCGCACCGATCGCGGCGTGACCGTCTTCTTCGAGGCCCAGAACCTGTCGAACTCGGGCCGTCAGGAGAACACCGGCCCGGGTGCGCGCTACCTGCAGGAATCGGCCGAGTATGGCCGGACCTTCTGGGTCGGTCTGTCGGCTGCCTTCTGA
- a CDS encoding VOC family protein has product MQQQMSVVTLGIDDVARSKRFYAEGFGWTPVFDNGEVVFYQMNGFVLGTWLRTALATDSARPVANTSGDFALAHNVSAQNDVEPLMDRLAAAGGAILRAAQEPPQGGLNGYVADPDGHAWEIAFNPAHLARGLCELRGLGFRAR; this is encoded by the coding sequence GTGCAACAACAGATGTCTGTGGTCACGCTCGGGATCGACGACGTGGCCCGCTCGAAGCGCTTCTATGCCGAGGGCTTCGGCTGGACGCCCGTTTTCGACAATGGCGAGGTCGTCTTCTACCAGATGAACGGCTTCGTCCTCGGGACCTGGCTCCGGACGGCCCTGGCGACGGATTCGGCGCGGCCTGTGGCCAATACGTCAGGCGATTTCGCCCTGGCCCACAACGTCAGCGCGCAGAATGACGTCGAGCCGCTGATGGATCGGCTGGCGGCGGCGGGCGGTGCGATTCTGCGGGCGGCGCAGGAACCGCCGCAAGGGGGCCTCAACGGCTATGTCGCCGACCCGGACGGCCACGCCTGGGAAATCGCCTTCAACCCCGCCCATCTCGCCCGAGGGCTATGTGAGCTTCGCGGACTAGGTTTCAGGGCTCGATGA
- the der gene encoding ribosome biogenesis GTPase Der, translating into MALKVAIVGRPNVGKSTLFNRLVGKRLALVDDRPGVTRDRRYADGNIGDMDLTLIDTAGYEDVTDDSLESRMREQTEAGIEDADVILFMMDAREGVTSLDEIFAERLRRQDKPVILLANKSESRESGGGVGEAYSLGFGEPVAISAEHGEGMADLYAALVTASADIFIEEIDEPDKPIRIAIIGRPNAGKSTLINRLIGEDRLLTGPEAGITRDSISVDWEYEGQNIRLVDTAGMRRKARVQEKLEKLSVADTIRAITFAEVVVVVMDKDNAFDVQDLQLADLVEREGRALVYVASKWDLEENPQARMAELKRMADDKLPQLKGSPFVALSAHSGRGVERLMPAVLKAHELWSVKVKTKDLNDWLSMATQRHPPPAVDGKRIKTKYMAQTKARPPTFVLFASRGGNLPDHYLRYLTNSIRESFDLPGVPIRLTVKGGSENPYAAGGAKSGPERYKGDAKTAPRKVRKKEEEESHLPGKALEQKKTRVAKPRVISGVKASSSKKAGSSVAIQKGARGGARQVSRSGRIRTGQKHAPKK; encoded by the coding sequence ATGGCATTGAAGGTCGCCATCGTCGGCCGCCCCAACGTGGGCAAATCGACCCTGTTCAACAGGCTGGTCGGAAAGCGCCTCGCGCTGGTCGACGATCGCCCGGGCGTGACCCGTGACCGTCGCTATGCCGACGGCAACATCGGCGACATGGACCTGACCCTGATCGACACCGCGGGCTATGAGGATGTCACCGACGACAGCCTCGAATCGCGGATGCGCGAACAGACCGAGGCGGGCATCGAGGACGCCGACGTCATCCTGTTCATGATGGACGCGCGCGAGGGGGTGACCTCGCTGGACGAAATCTTCGCCGAACGCCTGCGTCGTCAGGACAAGCCGGTCATCCTGCTGGCCAACAAGTCCGAGAGCCGTGAGAGCGGTGGCGGCGTCGGTGAGGCCTATAGCCTGGGCTTCGGCGAGCCGGTGGCCATCTCGGCCGAGCACGGCGAAGGGATGGCGGACCTGTACGCCGCCCTGGTCACGGCCAGCGCCGACATCTTCATCGAAGAGATCGACGAGCCCGACAAGCCGATCCGCATCGCGATCATCGGCCGTCCCAACGCCGGCAAGTCGACTCTGATCAACCGCCTGATCGGCGAGGACCGTCTGCTGACCGGGCCCGAGGCCGGGATCACCCGCGACTCCATCTCTGTCGACTGGGAATACGAGGGCCAGAACATCCGTCTGGTCGACACCGCCGGGATGCGCCGCAAGGCCCGGGTGCAGGAGAAGCTGGAAAAGCTGTCGGTCGCCGACACCATCCGCGCCATCACCTTCGCCGAGGTCGTCGTCGTGGTCATGGACAAGGACAACGCCTTCGATGTCCAGGACCTGCAGCTGGCCGATCTGGTCGAGCGCGAGGGCCGGGCGCTGGTCTATGTCGCGTCCAAATGGGACCTGGAAGAGAACCCGCAGGCGCGCATGGCCGAGCTGAAGCGGATGGCCGACGACAAGCTGCCTCAACTGAAGGGTTCGCCCTTCGTCGCCCTGTCGGCCCACTCGGGGCGCGGCGTCGAGCGGCTGATGCCGGCAGTGCTCAAGGCGCACGAGCTGTGGTCGGTCAAGGTCAAGACCAAGGACCTCAACGACTGGCTGTCCATGGCTACCCAGAGGCACCCGCCGCCCGCCGTGGACGGCAAGCGCATCAAGACCAAATACATGGCCCAGACCAAGGCCCGGCCGCCGACCTTCGTGCTGTTCGCCAGCCGGGGCGGCAATCTGCCGGACCACTATCTGCGCTATCTGACCAATTCGATCCGCGAGAGCTTCGACCTGCCCGGCGTGCCGATCCGGCTGACGGTCAAGGGCGGCTCGGAGAACCCCTATGCGGCGGGCGGCGCCAAGTCCGGCCCCGAGCGCTACAAGGGCGACGCCAAGACCGCGCCCCGCAAGGTGCGCAAGAAGGAAGAGGAAGAGTCTCACCTGCCCGGCAAGGCGCTGGAGCAGAAGAAGACCCGCGTCGCCAAGCCGCGCGTCATCAGCGGGGTGAAGGCGTCCTCGTCCAAGAAGGCCGGCTCCTCGGTAGCGATCCAGAAGGGCGCGCGCGGCGGGGCGAGACAGGTCTCGCGCTCGGGCCGTATCCGCACCGGCCAGAAGCACGCGCCGAAGAAGTAG
- a CDS encoding PQQ-binding-like beta-propeller repeat protein, with amino-acid sequence MKTTHMTRALKIALIGGLAVTAASCAAQRQMLPFGLGGKKAPTAVATAGQRVSVLEFEQQLAPSAALSGRDFFLPGPQAANSWPLPGGTAENSVEHVIAAADFTVAWKRDIGAGSSKTRQVMAPVVADGGKVFVLDGESTVTAVDAGSGEVLWKHNVKPEGRERGEGILGFNIRMGGGSSLTGGFGGGVAVGGGKVFVASGYRTMSALDAATGAVVWTVPVDSPIHGAPTVAGSRVYVVDIDNQIIAFNTANGQQEWSYRGIAEPARIMRASSPAVVGDTVVAPFSSGEVVALRASNGQAVWNQVLSRTSRTSALSEIRDIAGRPVVSRGFVYAVSHSGVMQAMDIRSGTPKWTLPVAGVNAPLPAGDVVYVVSKSGELTLINRDSGAVYWTKDLNVGRVRKEGGVFGWWDHTVHPEWSGPILASNRLILVNSDGEAVAFDPKTGVQTAAIKLGAAAYVAPAAYNGALYVLNDKGQLVCIR; translated from the coding sequence TTGAAGACGACGCACATGACCCGCGCCCTGAAGATCGCCCTGATCGGCGGTCTGGCGGTGACCGCCGCCTCCTGCGCCGCCCAGCGCCAGATGCTGCCCTTCGGCCTCGGCGGCAAGAAGGCCCCGACCGCCGTCGCCACCGCCGGACAACGCGTCTCGGTGCTGGAGTTCGAACAACAGCTGGCCCCGTCGGCCGCCCTTTCTGGTCGCGACTTCTTCCTGCCCGGTCCTCAGGCCGCCAACAGCTGGCCCCTGCCGGGCGGCACCGCCGAGAACTCGGTCGAGCACGTCATTGCCGCGGCGGATTTCACCGTCGCCTGGAAGCGCGACATCGGCGCCGGCTCCTCGAAGACCCGCCAGGTCATGGCACCGGTGGTCGCTGACGGCGGCAAGGTCTTCGTTCTGGACGGCGAATCGACCGTGACGGCCGTGGACGCCGGTTCGGGCGAGGTCCTGTGGAAGCACAACGTCAAGCCGGAGGGCCGTGAGCGCGGCGAAGGCATTCTCGGCTTCAACATCCGCATGGGCGGCGGTTCGTCCCTGACCGGCGGCTTCGGCGGCGGCGTCGCCGTCGGCGGCGGCAAAGTCTTCGTGGCCTCGGGCTATCGCACCATGTCGGCGCTCGACGCCGCCACCGGCGCCGTGGTCTGGACCGTGCCGGTCGACAGCCCGATCCACGGCGCGCCCACGGTCGCCGGTTCGCGCGTCTATGTCGTCGACATCGACAACCAGATCATCGCCTTCAATACCGCCAACGGCCAGCAGGAATGGTCCTATCGCGGCATCGCCGAACCGGCCCGCATCATGCGCGCCTCGTCTCCGGCGGTGGTCGGTGACACGGTCGTGGCCCCGTTCTCGTCCGGTGAAGTGGTGGCGCTTCGCGCCTCCAACGGCCAGGCCGTCTGGAACCAGGTTCTGTCGCGCACCAGCCGCACCAGCGCCCTGTCCGAAATCCGCGACATCGCCGGCCGTCCGGTGGTCTCGCGCGGCTTCGTCTACGCCGTCAGCCATTCCGGTGTGATGCAGGCGATGGATATCCGCTCGGGTACGCCGAAATGGACCCTGCCGGTCGCCGGCGTCAACGCGCCCCTGCCGGCCGGCGACGTGGTCTATGTCGTGTCCAAGTCGGGCGAGCTGACCCTGATCAACCGCGACTCGGGCGCCGTCTACTGGACCAAGGACCTGAACGTCGGCCGCGTCCGCAAGGAAGGCGGCGTGTTCGGCTGGTGGGACCACACCGTCCATCCGGAATGGTCGGGTCCGATCCTGGCCTCCAACCGCCTGATTCTGGTCAACTCCGACGGCGAGGCCGTGGCCTTCGATCCGAAGACCGGCGTCCAGACGGCCGCGATCAAGCTGGGTGCGGCGGCCTACGTCGCCCCGGCCGCCTACAACGGCGCGCTGTACGTTCTGAACGACAAGGGCCAGCTGGTCTGCATCCGCTAG